The following coding sequences lie in one Gadus macrocephalus chromosome 1, ASM3116895v1 genomic window:
- the rab5if gene encoding uncharacterized protein RAB5IF: MRNGSKRKEEIHLVNGGVKQSTWGKAFNSHAVWEEKDEFLDVIYWIRQIIAIILGVVWGVAPLKGFLGIAIFCIINAGVLYVYFSSFQQIDEEEYGGTWELTKEGFMTSFALFLVVWIIFYTALHHE; this comes from the exons ATGAGGAACGGTTCCAAGCGGAAAGAAGAGATCCATCTCGTCAACGGAGGTGTGAAGCAGTCCACATGGGGCAAAGCCTTCAACAGTCATGCTGTCTGGGAGGAGAAG GATGAATTTTTAGATGTAATTTATTGGATCAGGCAAATCATTGCTATAATCCTTGGTGTGGTATGGGGTGTCGCGCCACTGAAGGGATTCTTGGGAATAGCCAT ATTCTGCATCATCAATGCTGGCGTTCTCTATGTGTACTTCAGTAGTTTCCAGCAGATTGACGAGGAGGAGTATGGGGGCACCTGGGAACTCACTAAAGAAGGCTTCATGACATCTTTTGCTTTATTTCTG GTGGTGTGGATAATATTTTACACAGCACTTCATCATGAATGA
- the dhx35 gene encoding probable ATP-dependent RNA helicase DHX35: MATPLSTMKFWKPGSEAPGITEERELTSETTGSPVIFNPHTALSIEKQRQKLPVFKHRNNVLYLVESYQTVIIVGETGCGKTTQIPQYLLEAGWAAEGRVIGVTQPRRVAAISVANRVAEERGALLGHEVGYTIRFDDCSDPQATRIKFLTDGMLVREMMADPLLKKYSVLMLDEAHERTLYTDIAIGLLKKIQKKRRDLRLIVASATLDAKKFQEFFNLNETADPNKDTCGILTVEGRTFPVDMFYTISPVPDYVKATVETVMKIHETEDDGDVLAFLTGQEEVEKVVSLLQEQARSLSRYGMKKYLRVMPMYAGLPYAEQMKVFERAPPTVRKVIVATNIAETSITINGIVFVIDCAFVKLRAYNPSTAIESLVVSPISKASASQRAGRAGRNRSGKCFRLYTEEDYEKLPASTVPEMQRTNLAPVILQLKALGIDNVLRFSFLSPPPAQSMIQALELLYALGGLDQYGRLTDPMGVRMAEFPLSPMFAKMLLEAGNYGCSKEIVTIAAMMQIQNIFVVPSNQKKVAAREHRKFAVAEGDHLTMLNVYEAFIKHQKSSQWCQEHFLNYKGLLRAITVREQLRRLMNKFKVPRTSSEGDPDVILRCIVAGFFANAARIHHSGSYRTLRDDRELHIHPSSVLYGEKPPKWVVYNEVVQTAKYYMRDVTAVESTWLVELAPHFYKQAQHGSLASKRSRVL; this comes from the exons ATGGCGACTCCCCTCTCCACGATGAAATTTTGGAAGCCGG GATCAGAGGCACCAGGGATCACAGAGGAGCGGGAGCTCACGTCTGAGACCACCGGTTCCCCAGTCATATTCAACCCGCATACTGCTCTCTCCATAGAAAAGCAACGACAGAAACTCCCTGTCTTTAAG CACAGAAACAACGTATTGTACTTGGTGGAGAGCTACCAGACAGTAATCATCGTCGGTGAGACAGGATGTGGAAAAACCACACAAATTCCTCAG TACCTCCTGGAGGCTGGCTGGGCAGCGGAGGGAAGAGTCATCGGAGTGACACAGCCCCGCCGCGTCGCAGCCATTTCT GTGGCTAATCGTGTTGCAGAAGAGAGGGGGGCCCTCCTGGGACACGAGGTGGGATACACCATCCGATTTGATGACTGCTCTGATCCCCAAGCTACCAGAATCAAG TTTCTAACAGATGGCATGCTGGTGCGTGAGATGATGGCTGATCCTCTTCTGAAAAAATACAG CGTGTTGATGTTGGACGAGGCCCACGAGAGAACCCTGTACACGGACATCGCCATTGGATTACTGAAGAAG ATTCAGAAGAAGCGGCGAGACCTGAGACTGATCGTCGCCTCTGCCACACTGGATGCCAAG AAATTCCAAGAGTTCTTCAACCTGAACGAGACTGCAGATCCTAACAAGGACACGTGTGGTATACTCACAGTAGAAGGTCGCACGTTCCCTGTGGACATGTTCTACACCATCAG TCCTGTACCAGACTATGTGAAGGCCACGGTGGAAACTGTGATGAAGATCCATGAAACAGAAGACGATGGAGATGTTCTTGCTTTTCTCACTGGGCAG gaagaggtggagaaggtggttTCTCTGCTCCAGGAACAGGCTCGCTCTCTGTCACGTTACGGCATGAAGAAATATCTGCGGGTGATGCCCATGTACGCTGGACTGCCATACGCTGAGCAGATGAAGGTCTTTGAGAGGGCACCACCCACTGTCCGCAAG GTGATCGTTGCCACCAACATAGCGGAGACCTCCATCACTATCAACGGCATTGTGTTTGTAATTGACTGTGCATTCGTGAAGTTGAGAGCCTACAACCCTTCCACTGCCATCGAGTCCCTGGTGGTCAGTCCCATATCCAAGGCCTCGGCCAGCCAGAGGGCTGGAAGGGCTGGCCGCAACCGCTCTGGGAAATGCTTCCGACTATACACAG AGGAGGACTATGAGAAGCTGCCAGCCTCTACTGTGCCAGAGATGCAGCGCACTAATCTGGCCCCCGTCATACTGCAGCTCAAAGCCCTCGGTATCGACAACGTGCTGCGCTTCAGCTTCCTCTCT cctcctccagctcagTCCATGATCCAAGCGCTTGAACTGCTCTACGCTCTCGGAG GTCTGGACCAGTATGGACGTCTGACTGACCCTATGGGGGTACGGATGGCAGAGTTCCCATTGAGCCCCATGTTTGCCAAGATGCTTTTGGAGGCAGGGAATTACGGCTGCTCCAAAGAGATTGTAACCATCGCGGCCATGATGCAGATTCAAAATATTTTCGTGGTGCCATCCAATCAGAAGAAAGTGGCT GCACGTGAGCACCGGAAGTTTGCAGTGGCCGAAGGAGACCACCTCACCATGCTGAACGTGTACGAAGCTTTTATCAAG CACCAGAAGAGCTCCCAATGGTGCCAGGAGCACTTCCTCAATTACAAGGGCCTCCTGCGCGCCATCACTGTGAGGGAGCAGCTCAGACGGCTCATGAACAAGTTCAAGGTACCGCGGACTTCCAGCGAAG GCGACCCAGACGTGATCCTTAGGTGCATCGTTGCTGGGTTCTTTGCCAACGCAGCCCGGATTCACCATTCAGGTTCCTACAG GACATTAAGGGATGACCGTGAGCTTCACATCCACCCAAGTTCTGTGTTGTACGGTGAAAAACCTCCCAAATG GGTGGTCTATAATGAAGTGGTGCAGACGGCAAAGTACTACATGCGTGACGTAACTGCTGTGGAGTCCACCTGGTTGGTTGAGTTGGCCCCACACTTTTACAAGCAAGCCCAG CATGGGTCACTAGCCAGTAAGAGATCCCGTGTTCTCTGA
- the zhx3b gene encoding zinc fingers and homeoboxes protein 3: MASKRKSTVPCMIPTKRVHLREELEQEPPVLVRQAWGSAGGRHSPLDHGGEGGKQEVGEGAGTYTCRPCNFETHDLNLFLDHVYSGHPDFRADPSFLCVDCGASAPKFEGLALHNARVHPSTMNTTLQLRRRERRVVVEQNLVVEPDAARDSEISITKTPIMRRLKGRSEAKRIVVSHAGSDDSSSSDTVTVSSSRLVERKDTPTVTVTHVPTIVHNGVTKVSLPSAIQIVNGSGSLPMLKTAITQVVSVVQNRTFHQSSPITVSSGSSNSSSASSKNLPKVMIPLSSIPTYSASMDSSPYLKTSFSKFSYPTKAELCYLTVVTKFPEEQIKIWFTAQRLKQGISWSPEEIEDARRKMFNTIIQTAPSGSNHQRQTSNQHTITVLPATGIPHILQGSLVSQGGVIVTQPIMANGFQVSGPPISLAVTPKPQATARPMMQARPAAALVADKGISMVVGSSSNGSNVIINSSRSLVGGATSIISRFSGSNGIRSSTAASGQASVINLSLGNSNHGNTNGKINIVNGKVSRAVVDAINGKSDGAVDSAKSSSSSSGGGDIKKVQVIQASAVKSAAANRPSTDVKNPTDSKGADGGNSGANKGIASEIVAPTSVSMQAVSTATGSPSALKAEAASSSSPASKSASPSPAFHPSGAPGSRTPNALLDASCSKAKKSQEQLNALKDSFVVNQFPDNDEVDRLISLTGLTVREVRKWFSDRRYHFRNLKGSRTSAGAGGGGDGGGKKGGTPGAGGAAGAAGGGGGGGGGDLDVPDGNAGARTPQQASAPLSPSPSQTPTSPTTPSRRTPRPPSPDFTAIRYKEREPHQLKALEASFAQEAEPSGEEVDRLRAETKMTRREIHGWFAEKRKKVAAERKREEAERAARDAADDTEPKEGADGTTAADGVRREEAEDKQKEDGPGEPKVNPIKINLKMLKVTEANGKPEGEGSEAAGVPPLPAGASPSPSPALPSSATTKQPQSQSPRPLASAGTTTTTTTTAAAAGAIMPKPSPLRGKKTAEQLHLLKQVYARTQWPSAPQYDELIKGTALLRPEVVRWFGDCRYVQKNGQLKWLEAYQSMVLEEDLQKDSAQTLQTHLDAHGGLEDPQVKELSQASGLTEDLVRYWFSTKTTPLPPPPQAQAEAAAPDRTGHVSPGTAAATETHEKPERTGASESPPLKAPGESEEPKADGGTKEVEEEEEEKEEKSSEPTPSKGTD; encoded by the exons ATGGCGAGCAAGAGGAAGTCCACCGTCCCGTGCATGATCCCCACCAAGCGCGTGCACCTccgggaggagctggagcaagAGCCCCCCGTCCTGGTCCGTCAGGCCTGGGGCTCCGCGGGGGGGCGGCACAGCCCCCTAGACCACGGGGGGGAGGGCGGCAAGCAGGAGGTGGGGGAAGGGGCCGGCACCTACACCTGCAGGCCCTGTAACTTTGAGACCCACGACCTGAACCTCTTCCTGGACCACGTCTACAGCGGGCACCCGGACTTCCGCGCCGACCCCAGCTTCCTGTGCGTGGACTGCGGCGCGTCGGCGCCAAAGTTCGAGGGGCTGGCGCTCCACAACGCCCGCGTCCACCCCAGCACGATGAACACCACCCTGCAGCTGCGGAGGAGGGAGCgccgggtggtggtggagcagaaCCTGGTGGTCGAGCCGGACGCGGCGAGGGACTCTGAGATCTCCATCACCAAGACCCCTATCATGAGGAGGCTGAAGGGGAGGTCCGAGGCCAAGCGGATCGTGGTGTCCCACGCGGGCTCGgacgactcctcctcctcggacACCGTCACCGTCTCGTCCTCGAGGCTGGTGGAGAGGAAAGACACTCCGACCGTGACGGTCACCCACGTCCCCACCATCGTTCACAACGGCGTCACCAAGGTGTCCCTGCCCTCGGCCATCCAGATAGTCAACGGCTCGGGGTCGCTGCCCATGCTGAAGACGGCCATCACGCAG GTGGTGTCAGTGGTGCAGAACAGAACCTTTCACCAGTCTTCCCCCATCACGGTGTCTTCGGGCTCGTCCAACTCTTCCTCGGCTTCTTCTAAAAACCTACCCAAG GTCATGATTCCTCTGAGCAGCATCCCCACCTACAGCGCCTCCATGGACTCCTCGCCCTACCTCAAGACCTCTTTCAGCAAGTTCTCGTACCCCACCAAGGCGGAGCTCTGCTACCTGACCGTGGTCACCAAGTTCCCGGAGGAGCAGATCAAGATCTGGTTCACCGCCCAGCGGCTGAAGCAAGGCATCAGCTGGTCCCCCGAGGAGATCGAGGACGCCAGGAGGAAGATGTTCAACACCATCATACAGACGGCGCCCTCCGGCTCCAACCACCAGCGGCAGACCTCCAACCAGCACACCATCACCGTCCTGCCCGCCACGGGGATCCCCCACATCCTGCAGGGCTCCCTGGTCAGCCAGGGCGGCGTGATCGTCACCCAGCCCATCATGGCAAACGGTTTCCAAGTCAGCGGCCCGCCCATATCCCTGGCGGTGACGCCCAAGCCCCAGGCGACGGCCCGGCCCATGATGCAGGCCCGGCCCGCGGCCGCCCTAGTGGCGGACAAGGGGATCAGCATGGTGGTGGGGAGCAGCAGTAACGGGAGCAACGTGATCATCAACAGCAGTAGGAGCCTCGTAGGGGGCGCCACCAGTATTATCAGCCGTTTCAGCGGGAGCAACGGGATCCGTAGCAGCACCGCCGCGAGCGGTCAGGCGAGCGTCATCAACCTGAGCCTCGGCAACAGCAACCACGGCAACACCAACGGCAAGATCAACATCGTCAACGGCAAAGTGAGCCGTGCCGTTGTCGACGCGATCAACGGCAAGAGCGACGGTGCCGTCGACTCGGccaaaagcagcagcagcagcagcgggggCGGCGACATTAAGAAGGTTCAGGTTATCCAAGCCAGTGCTGTCAAGAGCGCCGCTGCAAATAGGCCGAGCACTGATGTCAAAAACCCCACGGACAGCAAGGGCGCCGACGGCGGCAACAGCGGCGCAAACAAAGGCATCGCCAGCGAGATCGTCGCCCCGACGAGCGTCTCCATGCAGGCGGTCTCCACGGCGACCGGCTCCCCCTCGGCCCTAAAAGCGgaggccgcctcctcctcctccccggccTCCAagtccgcctccccctcccccgccttcCACCCGAGCGGCGCGCCGGGCTCCCGCACACCCAACGCCCTGCTGGACGCCAGCTGCAGCAAGGCCAAGAAGTCCCAGGAGCAGCTGAACGCGCTGAAGGACAGCTTCGTGGTCAACCAGTTCCCCGACAACGACGAGGTGGACCGGCTCATCTCGCTGACCGGCCTCACGGTTCGAGAGGTGCGAAAGTGGTTCAGCGACCGCCGCTACCACTTCCGCAACCTCAAGGGGTCCCGCACCAGCgcgggggcaggaggaggaggagacggcggCGGTAAGAAGGGGGGTACACCCGGAGCTGGGGGCGCGGCGGGCGCggcgggcgggggcggcggcggcggcggcggtgactTGGACGTTCCCGATGGCAACGCCGGCGCCAGAACCCCCCAGCAGGCCTCGGCACCGCTGAGCCCCAGTCCCTCGCAGACCCCCACGTCCCCCACCACGCCGTCCCGCCGGACCCCCAGACCGCCCTCTCCAGACTTCACCGCCATTCGCTACAAAGAGCGAGAGCCTCACCAG CTCAAGGCTCTGGAGGCCAGCTTCGCCCAGGAGGCGGAGCCCTccggggaggaggtggaccgGCTGCGGGCCGAGACCAAGATGACCCGGCGCGAGATCCACGGCTGGTTCGccgagaagaggaagaaggtggCCGCCGAGCGCAagcgggaggaggcggagcgggCGGCGAGGGACGCCGCCGACGACACGGAGCCCAAGGAGGGCGCCGACGGGACGACCGCCGCCGACGGCGTGCGGCGAGAGGAGGCCGAGGACAAACAGAAGGAGGACGGCCCGGGGGAACCCAAGGTCAACCCCATCAAGATCAACCTGAAGATGCTCAAGGTGACCGAGGCCAACGGCAAGCCCGAGGGCGAGGGCTCGGAGGCGGCCGgcgttcctcctctccccgccggagcctcgccctcgccctccccGGCCCTTCCCTCATCCGCCACCACTAAACAGCCTCAATCCCAGTCCCCGAGACCCTTGGCCTCggccggcaccaccaccaccaccaccaccaccgcggcggcggcgggcgccaTCATGCCTAAACCCTCCCCTCTCCGGGGCAAAAAGACAGCGGAGCAGCTACACCTCCTGAAGCAGGTGTACGCCCGCACCCAGTGGCCCAGCGCCCCCCAGTACGACGAGCTGATCAAGGGCACGGCGCTGCTGCGGCCCGAGGTGGTGCGCTGGTTCGGGGACTGCCGCTACGTGCAGAAGAACGGGCAGCTCAAGTGGCTGGAGGCCTACCAGAGcatggtgctggaggaggacctCCAGAAGGACAGCGCGCAGACCCTGCAGACCCACCTGGACGCCCACGGAGGCCTGGAGGACCCACAG GTGAAGGAGCTCTCCCAGGCCAGCGGCCTCACAGAGGACCTGGTGCGCTACTGGTTCTCCACCAAGACCACCCCTCTCCCGCCTCCCCCACAAGCCCAGGCAGAGGCCGCGGCTCCGGACAGGACGGGGCACGTTTCACCAGGGACGGCCGCAGCAACGGAAACGCACGAGAAACCAGAGAGAACCGGAGCCTCCGAGTCCCCGCCGCTGAAAGCCCCGGGGGAGAGTGAGGAGCCGAAGGCTGACGGAGGAacaaaggaggtggaggaggaggaggaggagaaggaggagaagagcagtGAGCCGACGCCTTCTAAAG GAACAGATTGA